From the Apium graveolens cultivar Ventura unplaced genomic scaffold, ASM990537v1 ctg750, whole genome shotgun sequence genome, one window contains:
- the LOC141704163 gene encoding putative F-box protein PP2-B12, which translates to MVHLTENCLSLILSFTSPKDTCRASGVSTELRAASDSDELWNKFLPPDINQILTRPISTLTYTMKKQLYFSLCDFAILLDDGNVSFWLDKGSGKKCLMVAARQLAIVPWWWLLYDSNSRFSEEVAVLDKGRCVDIRGKMKIGMLSPHTTYETYLVFKIYEDACGLDSAKTSIRFVNEREEVPDDEASIVYPDPRTSAHNIEQRNGEFSRWRKDKWMEIKIAEFETGARDDDDEVETRFMSTDTNVLKAGLIVQGFEFRPKQPMAVV; encoded by the exons ATGGTGCACCTTACGGAGAATTGCCTATCGTTAATATTATCATTCACATCACCCAAGGATACATGTAGAGCTTCAGGTGTTTCAACAGAATTGAGGGCTGCCAGTGATTCGGATGAGTTATGGAACAAATTTTTACCACCCGATATTAATCAAATTCTCACGAGACCAATCTCCACCTTGACTTACACCATGAAAAAACAACTTTATTTTTCTCTATGTGACTTTGCTATCTTGCTGGACGATGGCAATGTG AGTTTTTGGTTGGATAAAGGAAGTGGAAAAAAATGTTTAATGGTAGCTGCTAGGCAGCTTGCCATTGTTCCTTGGTGGTGGCTGTTATATGATAGTAACTCAAG ATTTTCAGAGGAGGTTGCTGTACTTGACAAGGGGCGGTGTGTTGATATTCGTGGCAAAATGAAAATTGGAATGTTGTCTCCTCACACCACTTATGAAACATATCTTGTCTTTAAAATATATGAGGATGCCTGCGGACTTGATTCGGCAAAGACATCCATTAGATTTGTTAATGAAAGAGAGGAGGTGCCTGATGATGAAGCTAGCATAGTTTATCCTGATCCAAGAACATCTGCACACAACATTGAGCAACGAAATGGAGAGTTTAGTCGGTGGAGGAAGGACAAATGGATGGAGATTAAGATAGCAGAGTTTGAGACTGGTGCAagagatgatgatgatgaggtgGAGACACGATTTATGTCAACTGATACAAATGTACTCAAGGCTGGCCTTATCGTACAAGGTTTCGAGTTTAGGCCTAAACAACCCATGGCAGTTGTTTAA